In the genome of Rhodoferax fermentans, one region contains:
- the rplB gene encoding 50S ribosomal protein L2, translated as MAVIKMKPTSPGRRGVVKISRDHLHKGAPHAALLEPQFQHAGRNNNGHITTRHKGGGHKHHYRVVDFLRNKDGIAAKVERIEYDPNRSAHIALVCYADGERRYIIAPRGLEVGASIMSGAEAPIRVGNTLPIRNIPVGSVVHCIELQVGKGAQVVRSAGASATLLAREGTYAQVRMRSGEVRKIHIECRATLGQVANEEHSLRQLGKAGVKRWMGIRPTVRGVVMNPVDHPHGGGEGKTGEGRHPVDPWGNLTKGYRTRNNKRTQVMIVSRRKK; from the coding sequence ATGGCTGTTATCAAAATGAAACCAACTTCTCCAGGCCGTCGTGGCGTGGTGAAGATTTCGCGTGATCACCTGCACAAGGGTGCACCACACGCAGCTTTGTTGGAGCCTCAGTTCCAGCACGCTGGCCGTAACAACAATGGCCACATCACGACCCGTCACAAGGGTGGCGGTCACAAGCATCATTACCGCGTTGTGGACTTTTTGCGTAACAAGGATGGCATCGCAGCCAAGGTTGAGCGCATTGAATACGACCCGAACCGCTCCGCGCACATCGCTTTGGTGTGTTACGCAGACGGTGAACGTCGTTACATCATTGCGCCACGTGGCCTGGAAGTGGGTGCGTCCATCATGAGTGGTGCTGAAGCGCCAATTCGTGTGGGTAACACTTTGCCTATTCGGAACATTCCGGTGGGTTCAGTGGTTCACTGCATTGAGCTGCAAGTTGGCAAGGGTGCCCAGGTTGTTCGTTCGGCAGGTGCTTCGGCTACCTTGCTGGCGCGCGAAGGTACTTATGCTCAGGTGCGTATGCGCTCCGGTGAGGTTCGCAAGATCCACATCGAATGCCGCGCCACTTTGGGTCAGGTTGCCAACGAAGAGCACAGCCTGCGTCAACTCGGTAAAGCTGGCGTCAAGCGCTGGATGGGTATTCGCCCGACAGTCCGTGGTGTGGTGATGAATCCTGTGGATCACCCGCATGGTGGTGGTGAAGGTAAGACCGGTGAAGGCCGTCATCCAGTGGATCCTTGGGGTAATCTGACCAAGGGCTACCGTACCCGAAACAACAAGCGCACGCAGGTCATGATCGTGTCGCGTCGCAAGAAGTAA
- the rplW gene encoding 50S ribosomal protein L23 yields MSHANNPNQKFDEGRLMQVLVAPIVSEKATMAAEKSNAVTFKVLQDATKYEIKAAVELMFKVEVKGVSVVNTKGKTKRFGKSVGRRDNVRKAYVMLKPGQEINLGGEAA; encoded by the coding sequence ATGAGCCATGCTAATAACCCCAATCAAAAATTTGACGAAGGTCGTTTGATGCAGGTTCTTGTTGCGCCGATCGTGTCCGAAAAGGCGACGATGGCTGCAGAAAAGAGCAATGCTGTGACCTTCAAGGTGCTCCAAGACGCTACCAAGTACGAGATCAAGGCCGCTGTGGAATTGATGTTCAAGGTAGAGGTCAAGGGCGTGTCTGTGGTGAACACCAAAGGTAAGACCAAGCGTTTTGGCAAATCTGTTGGGCGTCGCGACAATGTTCGCAAAGCCTACGTGATGCTCAAGCCGGGTCAAGAAATTAACCTTGGTGGGGAGGCTGCGTAA
- the rplD gene encoding 50S ribosomal protein L4, with protein sequence MQIELLNDQGQVASTVDAPETVFGRAYNEDLVHQVVVAFQANARQGTRAQKDREQVRHSTKKPFKQKGTGRARAGMTSSPLWRGGGRIFPNMPDENFAQKINKKMYRAGMASILSQLAREGRLAVVDSLTVESPKTKVLAAKFKAMNLDSVLVIADEVDENLYLASRNLVNVLVVEPRYADPVSLVHYRKVLVTKAAMGKLQEMFA encoded by the coding sequence ATGCAGATCGAACTCCTTAATGATCAAGGTCAAGTGGCTTCCACTGTGGATGCGCCGGAAACTGTGTTTGGTCGTGCATACAACGAAGATCTGGTTCACCAGGTTGTTGTTGCTTTCCAAGCCAACGCCCGTCAAGGTACCCGCGCACAGAAGGATCGCGAACAAGTTCGTCACTCCACCAAGAAGCCCTTTAAACAAAAGGGAACAGGTCGTGCGCGCGCTGGTATGACGTCTTCGCCTCTGTGGCGTGGCGGTGGTCGGATTTTCCCGAACATGCCTGATGAAAACTTTGCCCAGAAGATCAACAAGAAGATGTATCGCGCCGGCATGGCGTCCATCTTGTCTCAGTTGGCGCGTGAAGGCCGTTTGGCTGTGGTTGACTCGCTGACAGTTGAGTCTCCCAAGACCAAGGTGTTGGCTGCCAAATTCAAGGCGATGAACCTTGATTCTGTGTTGGTGATTGCTGACGAAGTTGATGAAAACCTTTACCTTGCTTCGCGCAATCTGGTGAATGTCTTGGTGGTTGAGCCTCGTTATGCTGATCCGGTGTCGCTGGTTCACTATCGCAAGGTGCTGGTGACCAAGGCCGCTATGGGTAAATTGCAGGAGATGTTCGCATGA
- the rplC gene encoding 50S ribosomal protein L3, protein MSLSNHLGLLGRKVGMMRLFTDDGNAIPVTVIDVSNNRVTQVKTQENDGYVALQVTFGARKASRVNKPIAGHLAKAGVEAGEIIREFRVTSEAAAAYQAGAVVPVSAVFAVGQKVDIQGTTIGKGYAGTIKRHHMSSQRASHGNSRSHNVPGSIGMAQDPGRVFPGKRMTGHLGVDLVTTQNLDIVRVDESRQLLLIKGAIPGSAGGFVTVRPAIKAKAVESKGAN, encoded by the coding sequence ATGAGTCTAAGCAATCACTTAGGATTGCTTGGTCGCAAGGTTGGCATGATGCGTCTGTTTACAGATGATGGGAATGCAATTCCCGTCACTGTGATTGATGTGTCTAACAACCGGGTGACTCAAGTCAAAACCCAAGAGAACGATGGCTATGTTGCTTTGCAAGTGACATTCGGTGCGAGAAAAGCCTCTCGTGTCAATAAGCCGATCGCTGGGCACCTGGCCAAGGCGGGTGTTGAGGCTGGCGAAATCATTCGCGAATTCCGTGTGACCTCTGAGGCTGCGGCAGCCTATCAGGCTGGTGCGGTTGTTCCTGTTTCCGCTGTTTTTGCGGTCGGTCAAAAAGTGGATATCCAGGGCACCACGATTGGTAAAGGTTATGCCGGTACCATCAAGCGGCATCACATGAGCTCGCAGCGCGCGTCTCACGGTAATAGCCGTTCGCACAATGTCCCGGGGTCCATTGGTATGGCTCAAGATCCGGGTCGGGTGTTTCCTGGTAAGCGCATGACGGGTCACCTTGGGGTGGATCTGGTGACGACGCAAAATCTGGATATCGTCCGGGTTGATGAGTCTCGTCAATTGTTGCTGATCAAGGGTGCTATCCCTGGCTCTGCTGGTGGTTTTGTGACCGTGCGTCCCGCCATCAAGGCAAAGGCCGTTGAATCGAAAGGGGCGAACTGA
- the rpsJ gene encoding 30S ribosomal protein S10 has translation MATKQKIRIRLKAFDYKLIDQSAAEIVDTAKRTGAIVKGPVPLPTRMKRFDILRSPHVNKTSRDQFEIRTHQRLMDIVDPTDKTVDALMKLDLPAGVDVEIKLQ, from the coding sequence ATGGCAACGAAACAAAAAATCCGCATCCGCCTGAAGGCGTTTGATTACAAGCTGATTGATCAATCGGCTGCTGAAATTGTGGACACCGCCAAACGCACCGGTGCGATTGTCAAGGGCCCCGTGCCTCTTCCAACACGCATGAAGCGTTTCGATATTTTGCGTTCACCTCACGTCAACAAAACCAGTCGTGACCAGTTCGAAATCCGCACCCATCAACGCCTGATGGATATTGTGGATCCGACGGACAAGACGGTTGATGCCTTGATGAAGCTGGATTTGCCAGCAGGTGTGGATGTCGAGATCAAATTGCAATAA
- the tuf gene encoding elongation factor Tu: protein MAKEKFTRTKPHVNVGTIGHVDHGKTTLTAAITTVLAAKFGGQAKAYDQIDAAPEEKARGITINTAHVEYETAARHYAHVDCPGHADYVKNMITGAAQMDGAILVCSAADGPMPQTREHILLARQVGVPYIIVYLNKCDMVDDAELLELVEMEVRELLDKYDFPGDDTPIIHGSAKLAMEGDKGDLGEGSIFKLADALDSYIPTPERAVDGAFLMPVEDVFSISGRGTVVTGRIERGIIKVGEEIEIVGIHDTQKTTCTGVEMFRKLLDQGQAGDNVGILLRGTKREDVQRGQVLCKPGSIKPHTHFTGEVYVLSKDEGGRHTPFFSNYRPQFYFRTTDVTGAIELPEGKEMVMPGDNVSITVKLIAPIAMEEGLRFAIREGGKTVGAGVVAKILA from the coding sequence ATGGCAAAAGAAAAATTCACACGTACCAAGCCCCACGTCAACGTGGGCACCATTGGTCACGTTGACCACGGCAAAACCACCCTGACTGCGGCCATCACCACCGTGCTGGCGGCTAAATTTGGCGGTCAAGCCAAGGCTTACGACCAGATCGATGCAGCGCCCGAAGAAAAGGCCCGTGGTATCACCATCAACACCGCTCACGTTGAGTACGAAACCGCTGCACGTCACTACGCCCACGTGGATTGCCCTGGACACGCTGACTATGTGAAAAACATGATCACCGGTGCAGCCCAAATGGACGGCGCCATTCTGGTGTGTTCCGCTGCTGACGGTCCCATGCCCCAGACCCGTGAGCACATCCTGCTGGCTCGCCAGGTGGGTGTGCCTTACATCATCGTCTACTTGAACAAGTGCGACATGGTGGATGACGCTGAACTGCTTGAACTCGTTGAAATGGAAGTGCGCGAACTCCTGGACAAGTATGACTTCCCGGGCGACGACACCCCCATCATCCATGGTTCTGCCAAGCTCGCCATGGAAGGCGACAAGGGTGACCTCGGTGAAGGCTCCATCTTCAAGCTCGCTGACGCACTGGACAGCTACATCCCCACGCCTGAGCGCGCTGTGGACGGTGCCTTCCTGATGCCCGTGGAAGACGTGTTCTCCATTTCGGGTCGTGGTACTGTGGTGACCGGTCGTATTGAGCGCGGCATCATCAAAGTCGGCGAAGAAATCGAAATCGTCGGTATCCATGACACCCAGAAGACCACCTGCACCGGTGTTGAAATGTTCCGCAAACTGCTCGACCAAGGTCAAGCGGGCGATAACGTTGGCATCTTGCTGCGCGGTACCAAGCGCGAAGACGTGCAGCGTGGTCAAGTGCTGTGCAAGCCGGGTTCGATCAAGCCGCACACCCACTTCACGGGTGAGGTCTATGTGTTGTCCAAGGATGAAGGTGGCCGTCACACCCCGTTCTTCAGCAACTACCGTCCTCAGTTCTACTTCCGTACGACCGACGTGACTGGTGCCATCGAACTGCCAGAAGGCAAAGAAATGGTGATGCCTGGTGACAACGTGTCGATCACTGTGAAGCTGATTGCCCCGATCGCCATGGAAGAAGGTCTGCGCTTTGCTATCCGTGAAGGTGGCAAGACCGTTGGTGCCGGTGTGGTTGCCAAGATTCTTGCTTAA
- the fusA gene encoding elongation factor G yields the protein MARHTPIERYRNIGISAHIDAGKTTTTERILFYTGVNHKIGEVHDGAATMDWMEQEQERGITITSAATTCFWKGMESSFQEHRINIIDTPGHVDFTIEVERSMRVLDGACMVYCAVGGVQPQSETVWRQANKYKVPRLAFVNKMDRTGANFFKVVDQMKLRLKANPVPIVIPIGAEEGFTGVVDLRKMKAIIWDEASQGMKFNYEEIPADLLAKAKEWREKMVEAAAEANEELMNKYLEEGDLTEAEITFGLRTRTIACEIQPMLCGTAFKNKGVQRMLDAVIELMPSPLDVPPVVGFDDEEKETTRKADDNEKFSALAFKLMTDPFVGQLTFVRVYSGVLTKGDTVYNPVRGKKERIGRIVQMHANKREEVSEIVAGDIAACIGLKDVTTGETLCDPSAVIMLERMVFPEPVITQAVEPKTKADQEKMGIALQRLAQEDPSFRVKTDEESGQTLIGGMGELHLEIIVDRMKREFGVEANVGKPQVAYRETIRKTIEDAEGKFVRQSGGKGQYGHVVLKIEPNEAGKGIEFVDAIKGGVVPREYIPAVEKGIHEAVTQGVLAGYPVVDVKVTLHFGSYHDVDSNELAFKMAAIFGFKEGCRKAGPVILEPMMAVEVETPEDYAGNVMGDLSSRRGMVQGMEDMVGGGKAIKAEVPLSEMFGYSTTLRSMSQGRATYTMEFKHYTEAPRNVSEAIMAARAK from the coding sequence ATGGCCCGCCATACCCCCATTGAGCGTTATCGCAACATCGGTATTTCTGCTCACATTGACGCTGGTAAAACCACCACCACCGAGCGTATTCTTTTTTACACCGGTGTGAACCACAAGATTGGTGAAGTGCACGATGGTGCGGCCACCATGGATTGGATGGAGCAAGAGCAAGAGCGTGGCATCACGATCACCTCGGCTGCGACCACCTGCTTCTGGAAGGGGATGGAGTCCTCTTTCCAAGAGCACCGCATCAACATCATTGATACCCCCGGCCACGTGGACTTCACGATTGAAGTTGAGCGCTCCATGCGTGTGCTCGACGGTGCCTGCATGGTGTACTGCGCTGTGGGTGGTGTTCAGCCTCAGTCTGAAACCGTGTGGCGCCAAGCCAACAAGTACAAGGTGCCACGTCTGGCCTTTGTGAACAAGATGGACCGCACGGGTGCCAACTTCTTCAAGGTTGTTGACCAGATGAAGCTGCGTCTGAAGGCCAATCCTGTGCCGATCGTGATTCCGATTGGTGCTGAAGAAGGTTTCACGGGTGTGGTTGATCTGCGCAAGATGAAAGCCATCATCTGGGATGAGGCGTCTCAGGGCATGAAATTCAACTACGAAGAAATTCCTGCTGACTTGCTGGCGAAGGCCAAAGAGTGGCGTGAAAAAATGGTTGAGGCCGCAGCAGAAGCCAACGAAGAGTTGATGAACAAATACCTTGAAGAAGGTGATTTGACTGAAGCAGAGATCACCTTTGGCTTGCGTACACGCACAATCGCTTGTGAGATTCAGCCGATGTTGTGTGGCACTGCGTTCAAGAACAAGGGTGTTCAGCGCATGCTTGATGCGGTGATTGAACTCATGCCATCGCCGCTGGACGTGCCACCGGTGGTTGGTTTTGATGATGAAGAGAAAGAAACCACCCGTAAGGCGGATGACAACGAAAAATTCTCTGCCTTGGCCTTCAAGTTGATGACCGATCCGTTTGTCGGGCAATTGACGTTTGTGCGCGTTTATTCAGGCGTGCTGACCAAGGGTGACACGGTTTACAACCCGGTGCGCGGCAAGAAAGAGCGTATTGGCCGTATCGTGCAAATGCACGCCAACAAGCGCGAAGAAGTCAGCGAAATTGTTGCTGGCGACATTGCTGCGTGCATTGGCTTGAAAGATGTGACCACTGGTGAAACCCTGTGTGATCCAAGCGCGGTCATTATGTTGGAGCGCATGGTGTTCCCTGAGCCGGTGATCACGCAGGCTGTTGAGCCCAAGACCAAGGCTGACCAGGAAAAGATGGGTATTGCCTTGCAGCGTTTGGCTCAGGAAGATCCGTCATTCCGCGTCAAGACCGACGAAGAGTCCGGGCAGACCTTGATTGGTGGTATGGGTGAGCTCCACTTGGAAATCATTGTGGATCGTATGAAGCGTGAATTCGGTGTGGAAGCCAACGTGGGTAAGCCGCAGGTCGCCTACCGCGAAACCATCCGCAAAACCATTGAAGATGCTGAAGGCAAATTTGTGCGTCAGTCCGGTGGTAAGGGTCAGTACGGTCACGTGGTGCTGAAGATTGAACCCAACGAAGCCGGTAAGGGCATTGAGTTTGTCGACGCGATCAAGGGTGGTGTGGTTCCTCGTGAGTACATTCCCGCTGTTGAAAAGGGTATCCACGAAGCTGTTACCCAAGGTGTGTTGGCTGGCTACCCGGTGGTCGATGTCAAAGTTACCCTGCACTTCGGTTCGTACCATGATGTGGACTCGAACGAACTCGCGTTCAAGATGGCTGCTATCTTTGGCTTCAAGGAAGGTTGCCGCAAGGCTGGTCCGGTGATTCTTGAGCCCATGATGGCTGTGGAAGTGGAAACCCCTGAGGACTATGCAGGTAACGTGATGGGCGATTTGTCCTCACGCCGTGGCATGGTGCAAGGCATGGAAGACATGGTCGGTGGTGGCAAGGCCATCAAGGCTGAAGTGCCGCTGTCTGAAATGTTTGGTTACTCAACCACTCTGCGCTCCATGTCTCAAGGACGTGCGACTTACACGATGGAGTTCAAGCATTACACGGAAGCACCGCGTAACGTGTCTGAAGCCATCATGGCAGCTCGCGCCAAGTAA
- the rpsG gene encoding 30S ribosomal protein S7 — MPRRREVPKREILPDPKFGNVELSKFMNVIMEGGKKAVAERIIYGALEQIAKKHPDKDALEAFTVAINNVKPLVEVKSRRVGGANYQVPVEVRPVRRLALSMRWIKEAARKRGEKSMALRLANELLEATEGRGGAMKKRDEVHRMAEANKAFSHFRF; from the coding sequence ATGCCACGTCGTCGCGAAGTCCCTAAACGTGAAATCCTGCCGGATCCTAAATTCGGCAATGTCGAGCTGTCCAAATTCATGAACGTGATCATGGAAGGCGGCAAAAAAGCGGTTGCTGAGCGCATCATTTATGGTGCCCTGGAGCAAATCGCCAAGAAGCACCCCGATAAAGACGCTCTCGAAGCGTTTACTGTGGCCATCAACAACGTCAAGCCGCTGGTTGAAGTGAAGTCCCGCCGCGTGGGTGGTGCTAACTACCAAGTGCCAGTGGAAGTGCGTCCTGTTCGTCGCTTGGCCTTGTCCATGCGCTGGATCAAGGAAGCTGCACGCAAGCGTGGTGAAAAATCCATGGCTCTGCGTCTGGCTAATGAGTTGCTGGAGGCCACCGAAGGCCGTGGTGGTGCCATGAAAAAGCGTGACGAAGTTCACCGCATGGCTGAAGCCAACAAGGCTTTCTCTCACTTCCGCTTCTAA
- the rpsL gene encoding 30S ribosomal protein S12, translating to MPTINQLIRQGRAVETIKSKSPAMENSPQRRGVCTRVYTTTPKKPNSALRKVAKVRLTNGFEVISYIGGEGHNLQEHSVVLVRGGRVKDLPGVRYHIVRGSLDLQGVKDRKQSRSKYGAKRPKAK from the coding sequence GTGCCAACCATCAATCAGTTAATTCGTCAGGGGCGCGCGGTCGAAACGATCAAGTCCAAAAGCCCGGCGATGGAAAATTCTCCACAACGCCGCGGTGTTTGCACCCGCGTTTACACCACCACCCCCAAGAAGCCCAACTCGGCTTTGCGTAAAGTTGCCAAAGTGCGCTTGACCAATGGGTTTGAGGTGATTTCTTACATCGGCGGTGAAGGCCACAACTTGCAGGAACACAGCGTGGTGCTGGTTCGTGGCGGTCGTGTCAAGGATTTGCCTGGTGTGCGTTATCACATCGTGCGCGGTTCGCTCGATTTGCAAGGCGTGAAAGACCGCAAGCAGTCGCGTTCCAAATACGGTGCAAAACGTCCTAAGGCTAAATAA
- a CDS encoding D-alanyl-D-alanine carboxypeptidase family protein produces the protein MKKIFLTLVAWVALTAAAQTPQAPEIAARSYVLLDVTANQILAQKDIDMPVEPASLTKLMTAYLVFDALRNKKIDLKQTLPVSERAWKMPGSRMFIDPKMQVPVEDLIKGMIVQSGNDATMALAEGVGGNVERFVQMMNEQAKILGMKSTSYKNPEGLTEAGHTTTARDLSVLAMRLMRDFPDYVHYYAIKHYRYPGTPAANDNNRNSLLFRDPTVDGLKTGHTDAAGYCLIATAHRDVAGIGSRRLLSVMLGTASENARANESQKLLNWGYTAFEVVKLFDGNQAVVTPAIWKGTQSTVGLGQPRPIIVAVPAGSTAKLSTDVARPEPLVAPLTKWQAVGVLKVSSQGQLVAEVPLLALQEVEQAGVIGRAWDAVRLWIK, from the coding sequence ATGAAAAAAATCTTCTTGACTCTGGTTGCCTGGGTGGCACTGACGGCTGCGGCACAAACCCCGCAAGCCCCTGAGATTGCTGCTCGCTCGTATGTTCTGCTGGATGTGACGGCGAACCAGATCCTGGCGCAGAAAGACATTGACATGCCGGTGGAGCCGGCGTCTTTGACCAAGCTGATGACGGCTTACCTGGTGTTTGATGCCCTGCGCAACAAAAAAATCGACCTCAAACAAACCCTGCCGGTGAGCGAACGCGCTTGGAAAATGCCGGGGTCGCGTATGTTCATTGACCCGAAGATGCAGGTGCCGGTGGAAGACCTGATCAAGGGCATGATTGTGCAAAGTGGCAACGACGCCACCATGGCGCTGGCCGAAGGTGTGGGTGGCAATGTTGAGCGTTTTGTGCAAATGATGAACGAACAGGCCAAGATCCTTGGCATGAAGTCCACCAGTTACAAGAACCCGGAAGGTCTGACCGAAGCGGGCCACACCACCACAGCGCGTGATTTGAGTGTGCTGGCCATGCGACTGATGCGTGATTTTCCGGACTATGTGCACTACTACGCGATCAAACATTACCGCTACCCAGGCACACCTGCGGCCAATGACAACAACCGCAATTCCCTGCTGTTTCGCGATCCTACGGTGGATGGCTTAAAAACCGGGCACACCGATGCGGCTGGTTATTGCCTGATTGCCACGGCGCACCGTGATGTGGCTGGTATTGGCAGTCGGCGCCTCTTGTCGGTGATGTTGGGGACGGCCAGCGAAAACGCCCGCGCCAACGAGTCGCAAAAACTGCTGAACTGGGGGTACACCGCCTTTGAGGTGGTCAAGTTGTTTGATGGCAACCAGGCGGTGGTGACGCCAGCCATCTGGAAGGGGACCCAGTCCACGGTTGGGCTGGGGCAACCGCGGCCGATCATTGTGGCTGTGCCCGCTGGTAGCACTGCCAAATTGTCCACCGATGTGGCGCGTCCCGAGCCGCTGGTGGCGCCATTGACCAAATGGCAGGCTGTCGGGGTGCTCAAAGTCAGCAGCCAGGGGCAATTGGTGGCGGAGGTGCCGCTGCTGGCCCTGCAAGAAGTGGAGCAGGCGGGGGTGATTGGCCGCGCGTGGGATGCCGTGCGGCTGTGGATCAAATAA
- a CDS encoding (2Fe-2S) ferredoxin domain-containing protein, whose translation MTHPTSPEAAAATQAPAASYFQRHIFFCTNERSNGQTSCAQFDAQGAFEHCKVLVKTAGLAGPGQVRVNKAGCLDRCAAGPVAVVYPEAVWYSYVDKADIEEIVESHLKHGQVVERLLVPPDVGH comes from the coding sequence ATGACACATCCCACTTCCCCAGAGGCTGCCGCTGCCACGCAGGCGCCCGCCGCCAGTTATTTTCAGCGGCACATTTTTTTCTGCACCAACGAGCGAAGCAATGGCCAGACCAGCTGCGCGCAGTTTGACGCCCAAGGCGCTTTTGAGCACTGCAAGGTGTTGGTGAAAACGGCCGGGCTGGCGGGCCCAGGTCAGGTACGGGTGAACAAGGCGGGCTGTCTGGACCGTTGTGCTGCGGGGCCGGTGGCGGTGGTTTACCCTGAGGCGGTCTGGTACAGCTATGTGGACAAGGCTGACATTGAAGAGATTGTGGAATCCCATCTGAAACACGGGCAGGTGGTCGAGCGACTGCTGGTGCCGCCAGACGTGGGGCACTGA
- a CDS encoding VanZ family protein: protein MPAHKTSAWPLAAVYVGLIVYASLYPFVGWRDQGVSAWLFLTAPWPRYWTAFDVISNVLGYMPLGFFMTLGALRTGHLRWAVWLAAPTAAVLSMAMETLQIYLPARVPSNLDLVLNISGAALGALAAWGLEKLGMLQRWSRFRACWFVPDARGALVLLALWPLALLFPTTVPFGLGQVMERLEATLADLLADSPFLEWLPVRDIELQPLWPVTEWLCVLLGVLVPGLLGYCIMAQAGKRLWFLIWMVMLGVGVTSLSATLSFGPEHAWVWLSESVRGALVVALVLLAVLLAVPPRAAAALAVLALGVDLSLINQTSTDPYFEQTLFMWEQGRFIRFHGLAQWLGWLWPFATLLYVLSRVWGKEPRN from the coding sequence ATGCCTGCACACAAAACCTCGGCCTGGCCCCTGGCGGCGGTGTATGTTGGCCTGATCGTTTACGCCAGCCTGTACCCGTTTGTGGGTTGGCGCGACCAGGGGGTGTCAGCCTGGTTGTTCCTGACGGCACCCTGGCCCAGGTACTGGACCGCGTTTGATGTCATCTCCAATGTGCTGGGTTATATGCCGCTGGGGTTTTTCATGACCCTGGGCGCTCTGCGCACCGGCCACCTGCGCTGGGCCGTGTGGCTGGCGGCGCCAACCGCCGCCGTTTTGTCGATGGCCATGGAAACCCTGCAAATCTACTTGCCCGCGCGGGTGCCGTCCAACCTGGATTTGGTCTTGAACATTTCCGGCGCGGCACTGGGTGCGTTGGCAGCCTGGGGTCTGGAAAAACTGGGGATGCTGCAACGTTGGAGCCGGTTTCGGGCCTGCTGGTTTGTGCCGGACGCACGCGGTGCCTTGGTGTTGTTGGCGCTGTGGCCCCTGGCCTTGCTGTTTCCGACCACGGTGCCGTTTGGTTTGGGGCAGGTGATGGAACGCCTGGAGGCCACGCTGGCTGACTTGCTGGCCGACAGTCCTTTTCTTGAGTGGTTGCCGGTGCGCGACATTGAGTTGCAGCCGCTGTGGCCGGTGACCGAATGGCTGTGTGTGTTGCTGGGGGTGCTGGTTCCGGGTCTGTTGGGGTACTGCATCATGGCTCAGGCTGGCAAGCGCCTGTGGTTCCTGATCTGGATGGTGATGTTGGGTGTGGGGGTGACCAGTTTGAGTGCAACGCTGAGTTTTGGGCCAGAGCACGCCTGGGTCTGGTTGAGTGAGTCGGTGCGGGGTGCCTTAGTGGTCGCCTTGGTGTTGCTGGCGGTGCTGTTGGCCGTGCCGCCGCGCGCTGCTGCCGCCCTGGCGGTATTGGCGCTGGGTGTTGATCTGAGCCTGATCAACCAGACCTCGACCGACCCCTATTTTGAGCAGACCTTGTTCATGTGGGAGCAGGGCCGGTTCATCCGCTTTCACGGGCTGGCGCAGTGGCTGGGTTGGTTGTGGCCTTTTGCGACGCTGCTGTATGTGCTGAGTCGGGTGTGGGGAAAAGAGCCGCGCAACTAA
- the hemB gene encoding porphobilinogen synthase has translation MTPYAPFPLGRARRLRRDSFTRNLVREHAVTANDLIYPVFVVDGTQQRQAVLSMPGVERLSLDLLLPVAEDCVKLGIPVMALFPVIDQSLKTPDGREALNPDGLVPRVVQALKKEFPELGIMCDVALDPFTSHGQDGLIDPDPAEDGYIMNDATVEVLVKQALTQAGAGADIVAPSDMMDGRIGAIRQALEANHFVHTRIMAYSAKYASAFYGPFRDAVGSSGNLGKSNKKVYQMDPGNSNEALREVALDIAEGADMVMVKPGMPYLDVVRRVKDEFQIPTFAYQVSGEYAMLKAAAQNGWLDHDAVMLESLLAFKRAGADGVLTYFARDAARLLKK, from the coding sequence ATGACCCCTTACGCGCCTTTTCCCCTTGGCCGTGCGCGCCGTCTGCGCCGCGACAGTTTCACCCGCAACCTGGTCCGTGAACATGCGGTGACGGCCAATGATTTGATTTACCCGGTGTTTGTGGTGGATGGCACACAACAGCGCCAGGCGGTGTTGTCGATGCCCGGTGTGGAACGCCTGAGCCTGGACCTGCTGCTGCCGGTGGCAGAAGACTGCGTGAAGCTGGGCATCCCGGTGATGGCCTTGTTCCCGGTGATTGACCAATCCTTAAAAACCCCTGACGGCCGTGAAGCCCTCAACCCCGACGGCCTGGTGCCACGTGTGGTGCAGGCCCTCAAGAAAGAGTTTCCCGAGCTCGGCATCATGTGTGACGTGGCGCTGGACCCCTTCACCAGCCATGGCCAGGACGGCCTGATTGACCCGGACCCGGCCGAAGACGGCTACATCATGAACGACGCCACGGTGGAGGTGCTGGTCAAACAGGCGCTGACCCAAGCTGGTGCAGGTGCCGACATCGTGGCGCCCAGCGACATGATGGACGGTCGCATTGGCGCGATCCGCCAGGCGCTCGAAGCCAACCACTTCGTCCACACCCGCATCATGGCCTACAGCGCCAAATACGCCTCGGCCTTTTACGGCCCGTTCCGTGACGCGGTGGGCTCGTCGGGCAACCTCGGCAAGAGCAACAAAAAGGTCTACCAGATGGACCCCGGCAACAGCAACGAAGCCCTGCGCGAAGTGGCGCTAGACATTGCCGAAGGCGCCGACATGGTGATGGTCAAACCCGGCATGCCTTATTTGGACGTGGTGCGCCGGGTCAAGGACGAGTTCCAGATCCCGACCTTCGCCTACCAGGTGTCCGGTGAATACGCGATGCTCAAGGCCGCCGCACAAAACGGCTGGCTCGACCACGACGCCGTCATGCTGGAGAGCCTGCTCGCCTTCAAACGTGCTGGCGCCGACGGTGTGCTCACCTACTTTGCCCGCGACGCTGCTCGCTTGCTCAAGAAATAA